One Mercenaria mercenaria strain notata chromosome 12, MADL_Memer_1, whole genome shotgun sequence DNA segment encodes these proteins:
- the LOC123526314 gene encoding uncharacterized protein LOC123526314 translates to MPPRKRARTSQRAPHASSSDGNKGPSDQATPKSGQPKSQETPPSPPNRKRQQTQPAPPNRSEGHVDSPGQSVKLTNVWIIGSSLIKGAYHRLAFRLDGNSLGLQHYNVRITWEFLSGMRIRDIRRSVQYLLQFKDEPDMIVIHCGGNDIGTKSTWDITFEFKMLITDFLQPLLPNTRLIWSQILPRRTWRYVPYTPTAENIRKRINSSLATFVIRNGGGYIKYADISLEKTIFSHG, encoded by the exons ATGCCTCCACGAAAACGGGCCCGGACATCACAAAGAGCTCCACATGCATCATCATCGGATGGAAACAAGGGTCCATCGGATCAAGCGACACCGAAATCTGGCCAGCCAAAAAGTCAAGAAACACCACCGTCACCGCCGAATAGGAAACGTCAGCAGACACAGCCGGCACCGCCGAATAGGAGCGAAGGTCACGTGGACAGCCCGGGACAATCAG TTAAGCTGACCAATGTTTGGATAATAGGGTCCTCCCTAATAAAAGGAGCGTACCATAGACTAGCCTTTAGACTGGATGGCAACAGTTTAGGTTTGCAACATTATAATGTCAGGATCACGTGGGAATTTCTCAGTGGCATGAGAATTAGAGATATACGCAGGTCTGTACAATATTTACTACAATTTAAAGATGAACCAGACATGATTGTCATTCATTGTGGTGGAAATGACATAGGCACCAAATCCACTTGGGACATAACATTCGAATTCAAAATGTTGATAACTGATTTCCTGCAGCCATTACTGCCCAACACTAGGCTTATCTGGTCACAAATTCTTCCGCGCAGAACCTGGCGTTATGTACCATACACACCAACTGCGGAAAACATTAGAAAACGTATCAACAGTTCTCTCGCAACATTTGTTATTAGAAACGGAGGTGGCTATATAAAATACGCTgacatttctttagaaaaaacaattttttcacaCGGATGA